One window of Deinococcus cellulosilyticus NBRC 106333 = KACC 11606 genomic DNA carries:
- a CDS encoding TCR/Tet family MFS transporter, whose amino-acid sequence MKRQAGLAFILVTLLLDVLGFGLIIPIFPELIKEVSGRNTSDAALLLGYMVAVFSLVQFIFSPILGGLSDQYGRRPILLISLFGLALDYLLLAFAPTLGWIWVGRIIAGMTAANITAASAYIADVSAPEDRAKNFGMMGAVFSVGFIIGPAIGGFLGEHGTRLPFFFAAGLAFLNWLYGFFVLPESHKKENRKPFNIRNANPVAALGLLRKYRVVFNLTGMFLLTNLANQLLQNVWVLYTAERYGWGPQANGFSLTAVGVMGAIVQGALVGILIPKLGEKRAILLGLGLGVLQFIAFGLATQGWMIYVIIVVGAIGGIAGPAIQGLVSRQVSETEQGSVQGALSGLWSLVSIVGPILATFIFAYFTNKTNGAPYIPGMPFFVGALMMLLGTFIAIWAFRAKRYDDPMKLKAAED is encoded by the coding sequence ATGAAAAGACAGGCTGGACTGGCTTTTATTCTGGTGACATTGTTGCTTGACGTGCTCGGGTTTGGACTGATCATTCCGATCTTCCCGGAATTGATCAAGGAGGTTTCTGGCAGAAACACAAGTGATGCAGCCCTGCTGCTGGGTTACATGGTGGCCGTATTCTCACTGGTGCAGTTCATTTTCTCCCCCATCCTGGGAGGGCTCTCCGACCAGTATGGACGCAGGCCCATTCTGCTGATTTCATTGTTCGGACTTGCACTGGATTACCTGCTGCTGGCTTTCGCTCCCACCCTGGGCTGGATCTGGGTCGGGCGCATCATCGCAGGCATGACCGCTGCCAACATCACCGCTGCGAGTGCCTACATTGCAGACGTCTCTGCTCCTGAGGACCGTGCAAAGAACTTCGGGATGATGGGGGCTGTTTTCAGTGTGGGCTTCATCATTGGCCCGGCCATTGGTGGTTTTCTGGGAGAGCACGGCACCCGACTGCCCTTCTTCTTTGCTGCAGGTCTGGCTTTCCTGAACTGGCTGTACGGTTTTTTTGTGCTGCCTGAATCTCACAAGAAGGAAAACCGCAAACCCTTCAACATCCGAAACGCCAACCCTGTGGCTGCTCTGGGTCTGCTGCGCAAATACCGCGTGGTGTTCAACCTGACCGGAATGTTTCTGCTCACCAACCTTGCCAACCAGCTTCTGCAGAACGTATGGGTGCTTTACACCGCAGAACGTTATGGCTGGGGGCCACAGGCCAACGGCTTTTCCCTGACCGCTGTGGGTGTGATGGGCGCCATTGTACAGGGCGCACTGGTGGGAATCCTCATTCCCAAACTGGGTGAAAAACGGGCGATCCTGCTGGGTCTTGGTCTGGGTGTACTGCAGTTCATTGCCTTCGGTCTGGCCACCCAGGGCTGGATGATTTACGTCATCATTGTCGTTGGAGCCATTGGTGGCATTGCAGGTCCAGCAATTCAGGGTCTGGTCTCCAGGCAGGTTTCTGAAACCGAACAGGGATCTGTGCAGGGTGCCCTCTCTGGCCTCTGGAGCCTGGTGAGCATTGTGGGCCCCATTCTGGCCACCTTCATCTTTGCTTACTTCACCAACAAAACCAATGGAGCCCCATACATCCCTGGCATGCCCTTCTTTGTGGGCGCACTGATGATGCTGCTCGGAACCTTCATCGCCATCTGGGCTTTCCGGGCCAAACGTTACGATGACCCCATGAAATTGAAAGCTGCTGAGGATTGA
- a CDS encoding HD domain-containing protein gives MLGKLKRLARSITPDQATPEDHWASRVLTPEEFSVYIQMDPRDREHGTRVARTLQADHPEADVELIAAAILHDCGKSIRPYSVVERVMVGLVPYRFSKYIQTEGVKVRFSHPELGAEMLTTAGARRNVAELVRLHHHPEANPRAALLYQYDHLE, from the coding sequence ATGCTCGGGAAGCTCAAACGCCTCGCCAGATCCATCACGCCTGATCAGGCCACCCCGGAAGACCACTGGGCCAGCAGGGTGCTCACCCCTGAGGAATTCTCGGTGTACATCCAGATGGACCCCCGGGACAGGGAGCATGGAACGCGGGTTGCCCGGACCTTGCAGGCAGACCACCCAGAGGCAGATGTTGAACTCATTGCCGCAGCGATCCTGCACGACTGCGGCAAGAGCATCCGGCCCTACAGCGTGGTTGAACGGGTGATGGTTGGACTGGTGCCCTACCGCTTCTCAAAATACATCCAGACAGAGGGCGTGAAGGTCCGTTTTTCCCACCCTGAGCTGGGTGCAGAAATGCTGACCACGGCTGGGGCAAGAAGAAACGTGGCCGAACTTGTGCGCCTGCACCACCATCCAGAAGCCAATCCCAGAGCAGCCCTGCTGTACCAGTATGACCATCTGGAATAG